From the Streptococcus oralis ATCC 35037 genome, one window contains:
- the cysE gene encoding serine O-acetyltransferase, with product MGWWRETIDIVKENDPAARNSLEVLLTYPGVKALAAHRLSHFLWKHGFKLMARMHSQFWRFWTQIEIHPGAQIDSGVFIDHGSGLVIGETAIVEKGVLLYHGVTLGGTGKDVGKRHPTVRKGALISAHAQVIGPIEIGEKAKVGAGAVVVADVPSDVTVVGIPAKIVRVHGQKDEPTIHEVEEKREYYLDKLEHAREASHHSSSL from the coding sequence ATGGGATGGTGGCGCGAAACCATTGATATTGTAAAAGAAAATGATCCAGCGGCACGCAACAGTTTGGAAGTTTTGCTGACTTATCCAGGTGTCAAGGCCTTAGCGGCTCACCGTCTCTCGCATTTTCTCTGGAAGCACGGCTTCAAACTCATGGCTCGGATGCACAGTCAGTTTTGGCGCTTTTGGACTCAGATTGAGATTCATCCAGGAGCTCAGATTGATTCAGGTGTTTTTATCGACCATGGCTCAGGTCTGGTGATTGGAGAGACGGCGATTGTTGAAAAAGGCGTTCTTCTCTATCACGGAGTGACTCTTGGTGGAACAGGGAAGGATGTTGGCAAACGCCATCCGACTGTTCGAAAAGGGGCGCTGATTTCGGCCCACGCTCAGGTGATTGGCCCTATTGAAATTGGAGAGAAAGCCAAAGTTGGGGCGGGTGCAGTGGTTGTGGCAGATGTTCCGAGCGATGTGACAGTTGTCGGAATCCCAGCTAAGATCGTCCGAGTTCATGGACAGAAAGATGAGCCGACGATCCACGAAGTTGAAGAAAAACGAGAGTACTATCTAGACAAGCTAGAGCATGCCCGTGAAGCCAGTCACCATTCATCAAGTCTGTAG
- a CDS encoding YdeI/OmpD-associated family protein gives MSDLSDAILNQAVLELQERLDGLVKERFIKLPPSHQREWAHYISEAKKDETKLRRLNKMKADLLKP, from the coding sequence ATGTCAGATTTATCAGATGCAATTTTGAACCAGGCAGTTCTTGAGTTGCAAGAACGCTTGGATGGTCTTGTTAAGGAGCGCTTTATTAAACTGCCACCTAGCCACCAGCGTGAATGGGCTCATTATATCAGTGAAGCCAAAAAAGATGAGACCAAACTGCGCCGTCTAAATAAAATGAAGGCGGATTTGCTGAAGCCTTAA
- a CDS encoding nucleoside phosphorylase: protein MLLEEFEDVAAVIEPTEKPVHDKGEVCETIILSFNGEILKRLIESEDVYPGGYLKSINGHHPWYIYGQGPSKLAVMLAPIGAPMIVGQLEELAARGFKNFIILGSCGVLDRSIEADKIILPAAALRDEGTSYHYAPPGDEVAYDESLLIELEAIFDKHNIEHIRTKSWTTDAFYRETPDKVKRRLAAGAQVVDMEASAIMAWSQFRKSKVYQFFYTADYVDHHNRTWDARHEERTADAMTFFNIALTIAKELER from the coding sequence ATGCTATTAGAGGAATTTGAAGATGTAGCAGCAGTTATTGAGCCAACTGAAAAGCCAGTCCATGACAAGGGAGAGGTATGCGAAACCATCATTCTGTCCTTTAATGGCGAAATTCTGAAACGTTTGATTGAGTCAGAAGATGTCTATCCGGGAGGCTATTTGAAAAGCATAAACGGCCATCATCCATGGTATATTTATGGCCAAGGACCTAGCAAGCTAGCAGTTATGTTGGCTCCAATTGGGGCTCCCATGATAGTCGGCCAGCTGGAGGAGTTGGCGGCCAGAGGCTTCAAAAATTTTATCATTTTAGGTTCCTGTGGCGTTTTGGACCGCTCAATTGAGGCGGATAAAATTATCCTACCTGCGGCAGCATTGCGAGATGAAGGAACTAGCTATCACTATGCCCCACCGGGTGATGAAGTCGCCTATGACGAGTCTCTGCTGATCGAGCTGGAAGCCATCTTTGACAAGCACAATATCGAACATATCCGCACCAAGTCTTGGACGACTGATGCCTTTTATCGAGAAACGCCTGATAAGGTCAAACGTCGCTTGGCTGCTGGAGCTCAAGTGGTGGACATGGAAGCTTCAGCTATCATGGCTTGGAGTCAATTTCGCAAGAGTAAAGTCTATCAGTTCTTCTACACAGCTGACTATGTGGATCATCATAACAGAACCTGGGATGCCCGCCATGAAGAGCGGACAGCTGATGCCATGACTTTTTTCAATATCGCTTTGACAATAGCAAAGGAACTAGAAAGGTAA
- a CDS encoding dihydrofolate reductase family protein, whose amino-acid sequence MAVYFYGCITMDGYLADSQHRIDWLHQLGSVEDTGYDDFYRQMDITIMGKRTFEEIQDLQDVESFYQATENYVFTHDRHLPVSNYQPVAGDVVDFVRQIDKGKNVFVIGGNSLVGPLLDADLFDHLIIQIAPLILGKGVPLFTQEEGQRFYQLDSLRQFGPFAELVFSRKSQK is encoded by the coding sequence ATGGCAGTATATTTTTACGGCTGTATCACCATGGATGGCTACTTGGCAGACAGCCAGCACAGGATAGACTGGCTGCATCAGCTTGGTTCTGTAGAGGATACAGGCTATGATGACTTTTACAGACAAATGGATATCACCATCATGGGCAAGCGGACCTTTGAGGAAATCCAAGATTTACAAGATGTAGAAAGTTTTTATCAAGCTACGGAAAATTATGTCTTTACGCATGATAGGCATCTGCCTGTCAGCAATTACCAGCCAGTAGCTGGGGATGTGGTGGACTTTGTTCGCCAGATTGACAAAGGCAAAAATGTCTTTGTGATTGGTGGTAATTCCTTGGTAGGACCGCTCTTGGATGCGGATCTTTTCGATCACCTCATTATTCAGATAGCGCCCCTTATCCTAGGAAAGGGGGTTCCCCTCTTTACCCAAGAGGAAGGGCAGCGCTTTTACCAACTGGATAGCCTCAGACAATTTGGCCCTTTTGCAGAGCTGGTTTTCAGCCGAAAAAGTCAGAAATAG
- the cysS gene encoding cysteine--tRNA ligase: MIKIYDTMSRDLREFVPIEDGKVKMYVCGPTVYNYIHVGNARSTVSFDTIRRYFEYRGYEVAYISNFTDVDDKIINRAKEEGITPLEVADKYIAAFREDVTALGVKPATRHPRVVEFMADIIRFVTDLVEKGFAYESQGDVYFRVEKSHNYAKLANKTLEDLELGASGRTDEETARKENPVDFALWKAAKPGEISWDSPWGPGRPGWHIECSVMSTEILGDTIDIHGGGADLEFPHHTNEIAQSEAKTGKTFANYWMHNGFVNIDNVKMSKSLGNFITVHDALKTLDGQVLRFFFATQHYRKPINFTEKAVRDAETNLKYLKNTYEQPFSGTVDAQELQAFKDKFVAAMDEDFNSANGITVVFEMAKWINSGNYDASVKEALAAMLEVFGIVFVEEVLDADIEALIQKRQEARANRDFATADQIRDQLAAQGIKLLDTKDGVRWTRD; this comes from the coding sequence ATGATTAAAATTTATGACACCATGTCTCGTGATTTGCGAGAATTTGTACCTATTGAGGACGGTAAGGTAAAGATGTATGTCTGTGGGCCAACAGTTTATAACTATATCCACGTGGGGAATGCCCGCTCGACAGTATCCTTTGATACCATTCGTCGTTATTTCGAATACCGTGGCTACGAAGTTGCCTATATTTCCAACTTTACAGATGTAGACGATAAGATTATCAACCGTGCCAAGGAAGAAGGTATCACGCCTCTGGAGGTTGCGGACAAGTACATCGCTGCCTTTCGTGAGGATGTGACAGCCTTAGGCGTGAAACCTGCGACTCGCCATCCGCGTGTAGTAGAGTTTATGGCTGACATCATTCGTTTTGTCACTGACTTGGTTGAAAAAGGCTTTGCCTACGAGAGTCAAGGAGATGTTTACTTCCGCGTGGAAAAATCTCACAACTATGCTAAGTTGGCCAATAAAACCTTGGAAGATTTGGAGCTGGGTGCTTCAGGTCGTACCGATGAAGAAACGGCTCGCAAGGAAAATCCTGTAGACTTTGCCCTTTGGAAAGCTGCAAAACCAGGCGAGATTTCTTGGGACAGTCCTTGGGGACCTGGTCGTCCGGGTTGGCATATTGAATGTTCAGTCATGTCGACAGAGATTTTGGGAGATACCATTGATATCCACGGTGGTGGAGCTGATTTGGAGTTTCCTCACCATACCAACGAAATTGCCCAGTCAGAAGCAAAAACAGGCAAGACTTTTGCTAACTACTGGATGCATAATGGCTTTGTCAATATCGACAATGTCAAGATGTCTAAGTCCTTGGGCAACTTTATAACCGTACACGATGCCCTTAAAACTCTTGATGGGCAAGTGTTGCGTTTCTTCTTTGCCACTCAGCATTACCGTAAACCTATCAACTTTACGGAAAAAGCAGTGCGTGATGCCGAGACCAATCTTAAGTATCTAAAAAACACTTATGAGCAACCATTTTCTGGGACTGTAGATGCTCAAGAGTTACAGGCTTTTAAAGATAAGTTTGTTGCCGCTATGGATGAGGATTTCAACTCCGCAAATGGTATTACAGTTGTCTTTGAAATGGCCAAATGGATCAACTCAGGAAACTATGATGCAAGTGTTAAGGAAGCTCTTGCGGCTATGTTGGAGGTCTTTGGGATTGTCTTTGTTGAGGAAGTTTTGGATGCAGACATTGAAGCCTTAATCCAAAAACGTCAAGAAGCGCGTGCTAATCGTGACTTTGCGACAGCAGACCAAATCCGTGATCAATTAGCGGCTCAAGGAATTAAGCTCCTTGACACCAAGGATGGAGTGAGGTGGACTCGTGATTGA
- a CDS encoding Mini-ribonuclease 3 produces the protein MIDVNLINGIALAFEGDAVYSMYIRRHLILKGMTKPNKLHQEATKYVSAKAQARLIALMLEEQVLTEKEEEIYKRGRNTNSHTKAKNADVVTYRMSTGFEAVMGYLHLTENLERLETIISWCIQKVEG, from the coding sequence GTGATTGATGTCAATCTCATTAACGGGATTGCGCTAGCTTTTGAGGGAGATGCAGTTTACTCCATGTATATCCGTCGCCATCTCATCCTTAAAGGAATGACCAAACCCAATAAACTCCACCAAGAGGCGACTAAGTATGTGTCAGCCAAGGCTCAGGCTCGCTTGATTGCCCTCATGTTGGAAGAGCAAGTCCTGACGGAAAAAGAAGAAGAAATCTACAAACGTGGTCGCAATACCAATAGCCACACAAAGGCTAAAAATGCTGATGTGGTGACTTACCGCATGTCTACAGGTTTTGAAGCAGTGATGGGCTATCTCCATCTGACTGAAAATCTGGAGCGTCTAGAGACTATAATTTCTTGGTGCATCCAAAAAGTGGAGGGCTAG
- a CDS encoding helix-turn-helix domain-containing protein, whose protein sequence is MIAKELQDWFPEAQISDQPIEKPGYLTLPLASQQWILLEEAGLSEREKQLVALLTQQEQARSLNPWYPYLIEGKGQAPQAFKKIQLVYCHLSYYQQENLASWLDMMQTLFPNCQTVLQVGAQDYVFVLQQDKYTSVRSILSDTIEAVEYDFGLRLSIMLGQVWFQTGSQALSDLIKTERDLFKTWWRQGHQGVHTFSQLYLWSMGERIVDLRVIKECLHQMILDQDQIQEIILSLWENSAVLTKTAQQLYLHRNSLQYKIDRWEELTGLQLKELTDLTLCYQLILPDIL, encoded by the coding sequence ATGATTGCAAAGGAATTACAGGACTGGTTTCCTGAAGCTCAGATTTCAGATCAGCCGATTGAGAAACCAGGCTATCTTACTCTCCCTTTAGCTTCTCAGCAGTGGATTCTACTGGAGGAAGCTGGGCTCAGCGAGCGTGAAAAGCAGTTGGTTGCCCTTTTGACCCAGCAGGAGCAGGCTCGTTCGCTCAATCCTTGGTATCCCTATCTGATTGAGGGGAAGGGGCAGGCACCGCAAGCATTTAAAAAAATTCAGCTGGTTTATTGCCATCTGTCTTATTACCAACAGGAAAATCTAGCCTCTTGGTTGGATATGATGCAAACTCTCTTTCCCAACTGCCAAACAGTGTTACAGGTCGGGGCTCAGGATTATGTGTTTGTGCTTCAACAAGATAAGTACACCTCTGTTCGCTCAATCTTATCTGATACGATTGAAGCGGTTGAGTATGACTTTGGCCTTCGTCTGTCTATCATGTTGGGGCAGGTGTGGTTTCAGACAGGCTCTCAAGCCCTATCAGACCTAATCAAAACGGAGCGAGATTTGTTTAAGACTTGGTGGCGTCAGGGTCACCAAGGTGTACACACCTTTTCACAACTCTATCTTTGGAGTATGGGAGAAAGGATTGTGGACCTGAGAGTCATTAAAGAATGTCTGCACCAGATGATTTTGGATCAGGATCAGATTCAGGAAATTATCCTTTCTCTCTGGGAAAATAGTGCTGTCCTAACTAAAACAGCCCAGCAACTCTATCTACATCGCAACTCTCTCCAATACAAGATTGATAGATGGGAAGAATTGACAGGGCTTCAGTTGAAGGAGTTAACGGATCTTACCTTGTGTTATCAGTTGATTTTACCAGATATTCTTTAA
- a CDS encoding ABC transporter ATP-binding protein — protein MVELNLKNIYKKYPNSEHYSVEDFNLDIKDKEFIVFVGPSGCGKSTTLRMIAGLEDITEGTASIDGVVVNDVAPKDRDIAMVFQNYALYPHMTVYDNMAFGLKLRKYSKEDIDKRVQEAAAILGLKEFLDRKPADLSGGQRQRVAMGRAIVRDAKVFLMDEPLSNLDAKLRVSMRAEIAKIHRRIGATTIYVTHDQTEAMTLADRIVIMSATKNPAGTGTIGRVEQIGTPQEVYKNPVNKFVAGFIGSPAMNFINVKLIGSEIVSDGFRLKVPEGALKVLRDKGYEGKELIFGIRPEDVNAEPAFLETFPESVVKATISVSELLGSESHLYCQVGKDEFVAKVDARDYLQTGATVELGFDLNKAHFFDVETEKTVY, from the coding sequence ATGGTAGAATTAAATCTTAAAAACATTTACAAAAAATATCCAAACAGCGAACACTATTCAGTTGAAGACTTCAACTTGGACATCAAAGACAAAGAATTTATCGTTTTCGTAGGTCCTTCAGGATGTGGTAAATCAACAACTCTTCGTATGATTGCTGGTCTTGAAGACATTACTGAAGGTACTGCATCTATAGATGGTGTGGTTGTCAACGACGTAGCTCCAAAAGACCGTGACATCGCCATGGTATTCCAAAACTACGCTCTTTACCCACACATGACTGTATATGACAACATGGCTTTCGGTTTGAAATTACGTAAATACAGCAAAGAAGACATCGACAAACGTGTACAAGAAGCTGCAGCAATCCTTGGCTTGAAAGAATTTTTGGATCGTAAACCAGCTGACCTTTCAGGTGGTCAACGTCAACGTGTTGCCATGGGTCGTGCGATTGTCCGTGATGCAAAAGTGTTCTTGATGGACGAGCCTTTGTCAAACTTGGATGCCAAACTTCGTGTATCTATGCGTGCTGAAATTGCCAAGATCCACCGTCGTATCGGTGCTACAACCATCTACGTAACCCACGACCAAACAGAAGCGATGACATTGGCAGACCGTATCGTTATCATGTCAGCTACTAAGAACCCTGCTGGTACAGGTACTATCGGACGTGTTGAACAAATCGGTACCCCTCAAGAAGTTTACAAAAATCCAGTTAACAAATTTGTAGCAGGATTTATCGGAAGCCCAGCTATGAACTTCATCAATGTGAAATTGATTGGTAGCGAAATTGTTTCTGACGGTTTCCGCTTGAAAGTGCCAGAAGGTGCTTTGAAAGTTCTTCGTGACAAAGGCTACGAAGGAAAAGAATTGATCTTCGGTATCCGTCCAGAAGATGTGAACGCAGAACCTGCTTTCCTTGAAACATTCCCAGAATCAGTTGTCAAAGCTACTATCTCAGTATCAGAATTGCTTGGTTCAGAATCTCACCTTTACTGCCAAGTTGGTAAAGACGAATTTGTTGCAAAAGTGGATGCTCGTGACTACTTGCAAACAGGTGCAACAGTTGAACTTGGATTTGACTTGAACAAAGCACACTTCTTCGACGTAGAAACTGAAAAAACAGTCTACTAA
- a CDS encoding RelA/SpoT family protein encodes MPKEVNLTGDQVVALTKEYLTKEDVAFVQKALIYAVDCHSGQFRKSGEPYIIHPIQVAGILAKLKLDAVTVACGFLHDVVEDTDATLDDLEREFGHDVRIIVDGVTKLGKVEYKSLEEQLAENHRKMLMAMSEDIRVILVKLSDRLHNMRTLKHLRKDKQERISRETMEIYAPLAHRLGISSVKWELEDLSFRYLNPTEFYKITHMMKEKRREREALVDEVVTKLEDYATERNLKGKIYGRPKHIYSIYRKMQDKKKRFEEIYDLIAIRCILDTQSDVYAMLGYVHELWKPMPGRFKDYIANRKANGYQSIHTTVYGPKGPIEFQIRTKEMHEVAEYGVAAHWAYKKGIKGQVNSKESAIGMNWIKEMMELQDQADDAKEFVDSVKENYLAEEIYVFTPDGAVRSLPKDSGPIDFAYEIHTKVGEKATGAKVNGRMVPLTTKLKTGDQVEIITNPNSFGPSRDWLNMVKTSKARNKIRQFFKNQDKELSVNKGREMLMAQFQENGYVANKFMDKRHMDEVLQKTSYKTEEALYAAIGFGEIGAITVFNRLTEKERREEERAKAKAEAEELVKGGEVKVENKETLKVKHEGGVVIEGASGLLVRIAKCCNPVPGDDIVGYITKGRGVAIHRVDCMNLRAQENYEQRLLDVEWEDQFSSKEYTAHIDIYGLNRTGLLNDVLQVLSNTTKNISTVNAQPTKDMKFANIHVSFGISNLSTLTTVVDKIKSVPEVYSVKRTNG; translated from the coding sequence ATGCCGAAAGAAGTGAATTTGACGGGCGATCAGGTAGTCGCTTTAACGAAAGAATATTTAACAAAGGAAGACGTTGCTTTTGTACAAAAAGCATTGATTTACGCAGTTGATTGTCATAGTGGGCAGTTTCGGAAATCAGGCGAGCCCTATATTATCCACCCCATTCAGGTAGCAGGCATTCTGGCTAAGCTCAAGCTGGATGCCGTAACCGTTGCCTGTGGTTTTTTGCATGACGTGGTTGAAGACACAGATGCGACACTGGATGATTTGGAGAGAGAGTTCGGTCATGATGTTCGGATTATCGTTGATGGGGTGACCAAGCTTGGTAAGGTTGAGTACAAATCACTCGAGGAACAATTGGCTGAAAATCACCGCAAGATGCTTATGGCCATGTCAGAGGATATCCGTGTTATCTTGGTTAAATTATCGGACCGTTTGCATAATATGCGGACTCTCAAACACCTGCGAAAGGACAAGCAGGAACGGATCTCCAGAGAAACCATGGAAATTTACGCACCACTTGCTCATCGTCTAGGGATTTCCAGTGTCAAGTGGGAGTTGGAAGATCTATCTTTCCGTTATCTCAATCCAACTGAGTTTTACAAGATCACCCACATGATGAAGGAAAAACGCAGAGAACGTGAGGCTCTGGTCGACGAAGTCGTAACCAAGTTGGAGGACTATGCTACCGAACGCAATCTCAAAGGGAAAATCTATGGTCGTCCTAAGCATATCTATTCGATCTACCGCAAGATGCAGGATAAGAAGAAACGCTTTGAGGAAATTTATGACCTGATTGCCATTCGCTGTATCTTAGATACCCAGAGTGATGTTTATGCTATGCTGGGTTATGTGCATGAACTTTGGAAACCTATGCCAGGCCGCTTCAAAGACTATATCGCCAATCGTAAGGCCAATGGTTACCAGTCTATCCATACAACTGTTTATGGGCCAAAAGGGCCGATTGAATTCCAGATTCGTACTAAAGAAATGCACGAAGTGGCTGAGTACGGGGTTGCGGCTCACTGGGCTTATAAGAAAGGTATTAAAGGGCAGGTCAACAGCAAGGAATCTGCTATTGGGATGAACTGGATCAAGGAGATGATGGAGCTCCAAGACCAGGCTGATGATGCCAAGGAATTTGTGGACTCTGTTAAAGAAAACTATCTGGCGGAGGAGATTTACGTCTTTACTCCAGATGGTGCGGTTCGCTCCCTTCCAAAAGATTCAGGACCGATTGACTTTGCCTATGAAATCCACACCAAAGTCGGTGAAAAAGCGACTGGTGCCAAGGTCAATGGCCGTATGGTTCCACTGACAACCAAGCTCAAGACAGGGGATCAGGTTGAAATTATCACCAACCCCAACTCCTTTGGTCCGAGTCGTGACTGGCTCAACATGGTCAAGACTAGCAAGGCACGCAACAAGATTCGTCAGTTCTTTAAAAATCAAGACAAGGAATTATCCGTTAACAAGGGCCGTGAGATGTTGATGGCCCAGTTCCAAGAAAACGGCTATGTAGCCAATAAATTCATGGACAAGCGCCATATGGATGAGGTTCTTCAAAAGACCAGCTACAAGACAGAGGAGGCTCTCTACGCAGCCATTGGTTTTGGAGAAATTGGCGCTATTACCGTCTTTAACCGTTTGACCGAAAAGGAACGCCGTGAGGAAGAGCGTGCCAAGGCCAAGGCGGAAGCAGAAGAGCTTGTCAAAGGTGGCGAAGTTAAGGTCGAAAACAAAGAAACCCTCAAGGTTAAGCATGAGGGTGGTGTGGTCATTGAAGGGGCTTCAGGTCTCCTAGTTCGGATTGCCAAGTGTTGCAATCCAGTGCCGGGTGACGACATAGTCGGCTACATCACTAAGGGACGCGGTGTAGCTATTCACCGTGTGGACTGTATGAATCTCCGTGCCCAAGAAAACTATGAGCAACGTCTCCTTGATGTGGAATGGGAAGATCAATTCTCAAGCAAGGAATACACTGCCCACATTGATATCTATGGTCTCAACCGTACAGGGCTCTTAAATGATGTTCTGCAAGTTCTCTCCAACACAACTAAGAATATCTCAACCGTTAATGCTCAGCCAACTAAGGATATGAAATTTGCCAATATCCATGTCTCCTTTGGTATTTCCAACCTCTCTACACTGACCACAGTCGTGGACAAGATAAAGAGTGTGCCAGAGGTTTACTCCGTCAAACGGACCAACGGCTAA
- the dtd gene encoding D-aminoacyl-tRNA deacylase translates to MKIIIQRVKKAQVSIGGQVRGKINQGLLLLVGVGPEDQEEDLDYAVRKLVNMRIFSDEEGKMNLSVKDIKGEILSISQFTLFADTKKGNRPAFTGAAKPDMASDFYDALNQKLAQEVPVQTGIFGADMQVELVNDGPVTIILDTKNR, encoded by the coding sequence ATGAAAATCATCATTCAACGAGTCAAGAAAGCCCAAGTGAGTATCGGAGGTCAGGTGAGGGGAAAAATTAATCAGGGTCTCTTATTACTGGTTGGTGTTGGCCCAGAGGACCAAGAGGAAGATCTGGACTATGCTGTGAGAAAGCTTGTCAATATGCGGATTTTTTCAGACGAAGAAGGCAAGATGAACCTATCTGTCAAGGATATCAAGGGGGAAATCCTTTCTATTTCCCAGTTTACCCTCTTTGCGGATACCAAGAAAGGCAATCGTCCCGCCTTTACAGGTGCAGCCAAGCCGGATATGGCATCAGATTTCTATGATGCTCTCAATCAAAAGCTAGCACAGGAAGTACCTGTTCAGACAGGCATCTTTGGAGCGGATATGCAGGTGGAGCTGGTCAATGATGGGCCAGTTACCATCATTCTTGATACTAAAAATAGATAA
- a CDS encoding metal-dependent transcriptional regulator, whose product MTPNKEDYLKCIYEIGTEMQKITNKEIAARMQVSPPAVTEMIKRMKSENLILKDKENGYLLTDIGLKLVSELYRKHRLIEVFLVHHLDYTSDQIHEEAEVLEHTVSDLFVERLDKLLGFPQTCPHGGTIPAKGELLVEINNLPLADTKEAGTYLLTRVHDSFNLLKYLEKHEIHIGDQVKVKQFDNFSNTFTLVNKGEDLQVSIDIAKQLYVEKIN is encoded by the coding sequence ATGACGCCAAATAAAGAAGACTACCTAAAATGTATTTATGAAATCGGTACGGAGATGCAAAAAATCACCAACAAAGAAATTGCTGCCCGTATGCAAGTCTCTCCACCTGCCGTAACAGAGATGATCAAACGCATGAAAAGTGAAAATCTCATCCTCAAGGACAAGGAGAATGGCTATCTATTGACAGATATTGGGCTCAAACTAGTCTCCGAGCTCTATCGCAAACACCGGTTGATTGAGGTCTTTCTGGTTCACCATCTCGACTATACCAGTGACCAGATCCACGAGGAAGCTGAGGTCCTAGAGCACACTGTATCTGACCTCTTCGTAGAGAGACTGGATAAACTCCTGGGCTTCCCTCAAACCTGCCCCCACGGAGGAACCATCCCAGCCAAGGGAGAGCTCTTGGTTGAAATCAACAACCTACCTTTAGCAGATACCAAAGAAGCTGGAACCTATCTCCTGACTCGGGTTCACGATAGCTTTAATCTGCTCAAATACTTAGAAAAGCATGAAATTCATATCGGTGACCAAGTCAAAGTCAAGCAGTTTGATAATTTTTCCAATACCTTTACACTGGTCAACAAAGGTGAAGACCTCCAAGTTAGCATCGATATCGCCAAACAACTCTATGTCGAAAAAATCAACTAA
- the tpx gene encoding thiol peroxidase, with translation MTTFLGNPVTFTGKQLQVGDKALDFSLTTTDLSKKTLADFEGKKKVLSVVPSIDTGICSTQTRRFNQELANLDNTVVLTVSMDLPFAQGRWCGAEGLDNAIMLSDYFDHSFGRDYALLINEWHLLARAVFVLDTDNVIRYVEYVDNINTEPDFEAAIAAVKELD, from the coding sequence ATGACCACTTTTCTCGGAAATCCTGTAACCTTTACAGGTAAACAACTGCAAGTCGGAGACAAGGCACTTGACTTTTCTCTTACGACAACCGATCTCTCTAAAAAAACGCTAGCTGACTTTGAAGGAAAGAAAAAAGTCTTGAGTGTTGTCCCTTCTATCGATACTGGTATCTGCTCAACGCAAACACGTCGATTCAACCAAGAACTAGCTAACCTCGACAATACCGTCGTTCTTACTGTTTCTATGGACCTACCATTTGCCCAAGGACGCTGGTGCGGGGCTGAAGGCCTTGACAATGCCATCATGCTATCAGACTATTTTGACCATTCTTTCGGGCGCGATTATGCCCTCTTGATTAACGAATGGCATCTCCTTGCACGTGCCGTTTTTGTTCTCGACACTGATAATGTCATCCGTTACGTAGAATACGTTGATAACATCAACACGGAACCAGACTTTGAAGCTGCTATTGCTGCAGTGAAAGAACTGGACTAA